The following are from one region of the Rubrobacter naiadicus genome:
- a CDS encoding RibD family protein, with the protein MREPALRLYPAPGGEVDPGSIYADLDLPAGDPYLVFTMVSTVDGKAAQGGRANPIGSDLDHLLMRRIRSAVDAVMSGAGTLRAEGVDLGVPEEMARKRVSSGLREQPLQVIVTGSGELPLERRIFREAGDDLLVIVSEATPEEKVREISRRTTVRRVAGDPEPEVQEVVGLLRREFGVRRLAVEGGPRLNHSLVAAGLADELFLTLAPKVIGGSSVPTIVAGEELPEDEVARLRLLSVYLQGSELYLRYRFTGGEGNSL; encoded by the coding sequence GTGAGGGAACCCGCCCTGCGGCTTTACCCGGCGCCCGGCGGGGAGGTGGACCCCGGGAGCATCTACGCGGACCTCGATCTCCCCGCTGGAGACCCCTACCTGGTCTTCACGATGGTCAGCACCGTCGACGGCAAGGCCGCCCAGGGAGGGAGGGCCAACCCGATCGGGTCCGACCTGGACCATCTGCTCATGCGGCGTATCCGCTCGGCGGTGGACGCGGTGATGAGCGGGGCCGGGACGCTGCGTGCCGAGGGCGTGGACCTCGGCGTGCCGGAGGAGATGGCCCGGAAGAGGGTTTCCTCGGGGCTCCGCGAGCAGCCGCTGCAGGTGATCGTCACGGGCAGCGGCGAGCTGCCGCTCGAGCGCAGGATTTTTCGGGAGGCCGGAGACGACCTCCTCGTCATCGTCTCGGAGGCGACCCCTGAGGAGAAGGTCAGGGAGATCTCACGCCGGACGACCGTCCGCCGCGTGGCGGGGGATCCCGAGCCCGAGGTGCAGGAGGTGGTGGGGCTTCTCCGCCGCGAGTTCGGTGTCCGGCGGCTCGCCGTCGAAGGCGGCCCGCGCCTCAACCACTCGCTCGTCGCGGCGGGGCTCGCCGACGAGCTCTTCCTCACTCTCGCGCCGAAGGTGATAGGGGGATCCTCGGTTCCCACCATCGTCGCGGGGGAGGAGTTGCCTGAGGATGAGGTCGCCCGCCTTCGGCTCCTCTCGGTCTACCTGCAGGGCAGCGAGCTCTACCTCCGCTACCGCTTCACCGGAGGAGAAGGAAACAGCTTGTAG
- the folP gene encoding dihydropteroate synthase yields MISRRFQEGGAGADGKVGPAPEERVHGEAGRAAIMGILNATPDSFYDRGRYYGLEKGVERARQLIAEGADILDIGGVKAAAGPPLPVEEELRRVVPLVERVREISPVPISIDTFTPEVAREALERGADIINDTSGLADPRLVEVVAEAGARVVIMHRASPPRVKVPLPRYGDVVREVVEFLRGRIEVALAGGIARENIIVDPGLDFDKSAHHSLELLRRLPEIKALGYPVLLAVSRKDFIGEVLEVPVEERLAGTAAVTALSVAAGADIVRVHDVGFMRQVARMAEAIVGAGDDR; encoded by the coding sequence TTGATTAGCCGGCGGTTCCAGGAGGGGGGGGCCGGAGCGGACGGGAAGGTGGGGCCCGCGCCCGAGGAGAGGGTGCACGGAGAGGCGGGGCGCGCGGCGATCATGGGCATCCTCAACGCCACCCCGGATTCGTTCTACGACAGGGGCCGCTACTACGGGCTCGAAAAAGGGGTCGAGCGGGCGCGCCAGCTCATCGCCGAAGGGGCGGACATCCTGGACATCGGCGGGGTTAAGGCCGCGGCGGGACCCCCGCTCCCGGTCGAGGAGGAGCTGCGGCGGGTCGTCCCGCTCGTCGAGCGGGTGCGCGAGATCAGCCCGGTCCCCATCTCCATCGACACCTTCACGCCGGAGGTCGCGCGCGAGGCGCTCGAGCGCGGGGCGGACATCATCAACGACACCTCGGGGCTCGCAGATCCGCGCCTGGTGGAGGTGGTGGCGGAGGCCGGGGCGAGGGTCGTCATCATGCACCGGGCGAGCCCACCGCGGGTCAAGGTGCCGCTGCCGCGCTACGGCGACGTGGTTCGGGAGGTCGTCGAGTTCCTGCGCGGCCGGATCGAGGTGGCGCTCGCCGGCGGCATCGCCCGGGAGAACATCATCGTCGACCCCGGGCTGGACTTCGACAAGAGCGCCCACCACTCGCTCGAGCTCCTGCGCCGGTTGCCGGAGATAAAGGCGCTGGGATACCCGGTGCTCCTCGCCGTGAGCCGCAAGGACTTCATCGGGGAGGTGCTCGAGGTGCCGGTCGAGGAGCGGCTCGCGGGGACGGCCGCCGTGACCGCGCTCTCGGTCGCTGCGGGGGCTGACATCGTACGGGTGCACGACGTGGGCTTCATGCGTCAGGTGGCGCGCATGGCCGAGGCCATAGTGGGAGCGGGGGACGATCGGTGA